A single window of Agromyces aureus DNA harbors:
- a CDS encoding RidA family protein translates to MAGFEARLAELGIVLPDVAPPVAAYVPAVVTGPYVHTSGQLPFTAGALPATGKVGDGHGLVPADDAKAYARTSILNALAAVRAEIGSLDRVTRIVKVVGFVASDPSFTGQPGVINGASELLGEVFGETGRHARSAVGVAVLPLDSPVEVELVVEFE, encoded by the coding sequence ATGGCCGGCTTCGAGGCGCGCCTGGCCGAGCTCGGCATCGTGCTCCCGGATGTCGCGCCGCCCGTCGCGGCGTACGTCCCTGCCGTGGTCACGGGCCCGTACGTGCACACGTCGGGTCAGCTGCCGTTCACGGCCGGCGCGCTGCCGGCGACCGGCAAGGTGGGCGACGGCCACGGACTCGTGCCCGCCGACGACGCCAAGGCGTACGCGCGCACGAGCATCCTCAATGCGCTCGCGGCGGTCCGCGCCGAGATCGGGTCGCTCGACCGCGTCACGCGCATCGTGAAGGTCGTCGGCTTCGTCGCGTCCGACCCGTCGTTCACGGGTCAGCCCGGCGTCATCAACGGCGCGTCCGAGCTCCTCGGCGAGGTCTTCGGCGAGACCGGGCGCCACGCGCGTTCGGCCGTCGGCGTCGCGGTGCTGCCCCTCGACTCGCCCGTCGAGGTCGAGCTCGTCGTCGAGTTCGAGTAG
- a CDS encoding transglycosylase domain-containing protein: protein MSDLGTGLLAFVGMSALAGILVTAAVTPALAVTGLAASNSITMFENLPGILKIGDLSEKTDIYVTQADGSPYKLASFFDEDREEVAFDQISQYVKDAAVAGEDPRFYEHGGIDVQGTLRAALNEYVIGGATQGGSSITQQYVKNVLINNGISAAQTEEEREAAYDEATATTPERKLKEMRYAITLEKEYPKDEILKGYLNIAGFGGRVYGIESAAQYYYGGIHAADLTLPQAASLIAIVNNPEKFRLDYPDDEANGAATVVDGQPVPYAANKERRDYILGQMLKERKITQEEHDAAVATPVQPVIQEPSTGCQTAGGSAYFCDYVTWIIKNQFDDANTPDVNEGTKMLQTGGLQIYTTLDLDVQAATEATLAQNVPSTDPRFDVGSAAVTVQPGTGRVLAMAQNKQFTNDPELAASDGKYTAVNYNTDFNYGGSSGLQPGSTFKVFTLAEWLNEGHSLRESFNGARRTFTSFPAACYGGWTGSFNPRNDDGTGANNAVDATKYSVNTSFMAMAQQLDLCKIRDTAQAFGVRRADGLDLGQKFEYDDNGPVYNADGTRKVNPDEVFGPSAVLGTEEVSPLSMATAFAGIANNGLTCSPIAIDRIVKANGEEVTPPASTCTQSVTPEVAHAMDYAMEQTFNGGTTAASDPGTGIDHIGKTGTTDDAKDTWMIGASNKAATAVWVGNVTGKANLRQLSFDSGAAATARHRMWPDIMAVADEKYGGDDFPEAPTSLFKEVLVDIPQVAGLTLDAAKQAIEAAGFVFADGGPQDSALPAGTVTGSNPAGQAGRGTTITVYTSNGALKAVPNVVGTQADQAENALKQAGFKVKRQDEATTDPSKVGTVISQAPGSDGAAKPGDTITIGIGRLGGTGGTGSPGTGNDD, encoded by the coding sequence ATGAGCGATCTCGGAACGGGACTCCTCGCATTCGTCGGCATGAGCGCGCTCGCCGGCATTCTTGTCACCGCTGCGGTGACCCCCGCGCTCGCCGTGACCGGACTGGCCGCCAGCAACAGCATCACGATGTTCGAGAACTTGCCGGGCATCTTGAAGATCGGCGACTTGTCGGAGAAGACCGACATCTACGTAACCCAGGCCGACGGCTCGCCCTACAAGCTCGCCAGCTTCTTCGACGAGGACCGCGAAGAAGTCGCCTTCGACCAGATCAGCCAGTACGTCAAGGACGCCGCGGTTGCCGGTGAGGACCCGCGCTTCTACGAGCACGGGGGCATCGACGTTCAGGGCACGCTCCGTGCCGCGCTGAACGAGTACGTCATCGGCGGCGCGACGCAGGGCGGCTCATCGATCACGCAGCAGTACGTCAAGAACGTGCTCATCAACAACGGCATCAGCGCCGCGCAGACCGAGGAGGAGCGTGAGGCCGCGTACGACGAGGCCACCGCGACCACGCCCGAGCGCAAGCTCAAGGAGATGCGCTACGCGATCACTCTCGAGAAGGAGTACCCGAAGGACGAGATCCTGAAGGGCTACCTCAACATCGCCGGCTTCGGCGGCCGGGTCTACGGTATCGAGTCCGCGGCCCAGTACTACTACGGCGGGATCCATGCGGCCGACCTCACTCTGCCTCAGGCGGCGAGCCTCATCGCGATCGTCAACAACCCTGAGAAGTTCCGCCTCGATTACCCGGACGACGAGGCGAACGGAGCGGCAACGGTCGTCGACGGGCAGCCCGTGCCCTACGCAGCGAACAAGGAGCGACGCGACTACATCCTCGGTCAGATGCTCAAGGAGCGGAAGATCACGCAGGAGGAGCACGACGCCGCCGTGGCGACTCCGGTTCAGCCCGTCATCCAGGAACCGAGCACCGGTTGTCAGACGGCTGGTGGTAGCGCCTACTTCTGCGACTACGTCACGTGGATCATCAAGAACCAGTTCGATGACGCCAACACCCCCGACGTCAACGAGGGCACGAAGATGCTCCAGACCGGCGGCCTCCAGATCTACACGACCCTCGACCTCGACGTGCAGGCCGCGACCGAGGCGACGCTCGCGCAGAACGTACCGAGTACCGATCCCCGTTTCGACGTCGGTTCCGCGGCGGTGACAGTGCAGCCCGGCACGGGTCGCGTCCTCGCGATGGCGCAGAACAAGCAGTTCACGAACGACCCCGAGCTCGCAGCCTCAGACGGCAAGTACACGGCCGTGAACTACAACACCGACTTCAACTACGGCGGATCCAGCGGCCTGCAGCCCGGATCGACGTTCAAGGTGTTCACGCTCGCGGAGTGGCTGAACGAGGGGCACTCGCTACGCGAGAGCTTCAACGGCGCACGTCGCACGTTCACGTCGTTCCCCGCCGCCTGCTACGGCGGCTGGACCGGCAGCTTCAACCCGCGCAACGACGACGGCACGGGAGCGAACAACGCCGTCGACGCCACGAAGTACTCGGTGAACACCTCCTTCATGGCGATGGCCCAGCAATTGGACCTCTGCAAGATCCGCGACACGGCGCAGGCGTTCGGCGTGCGCCGCGCCGACGGCCTCGATCTCGGCCAGAAGTTCGAGTACGACGACAATGGCCCCGTCTACAACGCCGACGGCACCCGCAAGGTGAACCCCGACGAGGTCTTCGGCCCGAGCGCCGTGCTCGGCACCGAAGAGGTGTCGCCGCTCTCGATGGCCACGGCCTTCGCGGGCATCGCGAACAACGGTCTCACCTGCTCGCCCATCGCGATCGACCGCATCGTCAAGGCGAACGGCGAAGAGGTGACGCCTCCGGCGTCGACGTGCACGCAGTCGGTCACGCCTGAGGTCGCGCACGCCATGGACTACGCCATGGAGCAGACCTTCAACGGCGGTACGACCGCGGCCTCCGACCCCGGCACCGGCATCGACCACATCGGCAAGACGGGTACCACCGACGACGCCAAGGACACCTGGATGATCGGCGCGAGCAACAAGGCCGCCACCGCGGTCTGGGTCGGCAACGTCACCGGCAAGGCGAACCTGCGCCAGCTCTCGTTCGACAGTGGAGCCGCGGCGACCGCCCGACACCGCATGTGGCCGGACATCATGGCCGTCGCCGATGAGAAGTACGGCGGCGACGACTTCCCCGAAGCCCCCACGAGCCTGTTCAAGGAGGTTCTCGTGGACATCCCCCAGGTGGCGGGGCTCACGCTCGACGCAGCCAAGCAGGCGATCGAGGCCGCCGGATTCGTCTTCGCGGACGGCGGACCCCAGGATTCGGCACTCCCAGCGGGCACCGTGACGGGCTCCAACCCGGCCGGCCAGGCCGGGCGCGGAACCACGATCACCGTCTACACGAGCAATGGCGCGCTGAAGGCCGTTCCCAACGTGGTCGGCACGCAGGCCGACCAGGCCGAGAACGCGCTGAAGCAGGCCGGGTTCAAGGTGAAACGCCAAGACGAGGCCACGACCGACCCGAGCAAGGTCGGCACCGTGATCTCGCAGGCTCCCGGATCCGACGGCGCCGCCAAGCCGGGCGACACCATCACGATCGGCATCGGAAGACTCGGCGGCACCGGTGGAACCGGCTCACCCGGAACGGGCAACGACGATTGA
- a CDS encoding acyl carrier protein — protein sequence MTTDAPTIESWLMGRVVAYGKVDAGTFDAATPLADLGLDSVYALTLCGDIEDEFDLDVDPTIVWDHPTIGELAEGISERLAAA from the coding sequence ATGACCACCGATGCCCCCACCATCGAATCCTGGCTGATGGGCCGCGTCGTGGCCTACGGCAAGGTCGACGCCGGAACGTTCGACGCGGCGACCCCGCTCGCCGATCTCGGACTCGACTCGGTCTACGCCCTGACGCTCTGCGGCGACATCGAGGACGAGTTCGACCTCGACGTCGACCCGACCATCGTCTGGGACCACCCGACCATCGGCGAGCTCGCCGAGGGCATCTCCGAACGGCTCGCCGCGGCGTGA
- a CDS encoding 4'-phosphopantetheinyl transferase family protein — protein MRERRDTGRAWAEELSRTALDGAWPGFRPDRRGRKPMVNGDHGLDVSISHSGSLMLVAVALGAPVGVDLEVVPFDAFTRPQLVRRMCSSAELDVFTSVPDGPVRRRALARAWTVKEATLKARGVGLAEDPRTVEVDAESILAEVVASPVGVAAEPEASIVRLLSTGAELRHPLDWAGLDWADLDGVGLDWARTAQLASARATGVRAIVGRGDDEGPRSRGGLHLVCRGDRI, from the coding sequence TTGCGCGAACGACGGGACACGGGCCGGGCGTGGGCCGAGGAACTCTCCCGCACCGCGCTCGACGGAGCCTGGCCCGGCTTCCGCCCCGACCGTCGCGGCCGGAAGCCGATGGTGAACGGCGACCACGGACTCGACGTGAGCATCTCGCACAGCGGATCCCTGATGCTCGTGGCGGTCGCACTCGGGGCGCCGGTCGGGGTCGACCTCGAGGTCGTCCCGTTCGACGCGTTCACCCGCCCGCAGCTCGTACGCCGCATGTGCTCGTCCGCTGAACTCGACGTCTTCACGAGCGTGCCCGACGGCCCGGTCCGGCGGCGGGCGCTCGCCCGCGCGTGGACCGTGAAGGAGGCGACGCTGAAGGCCCGTGGCGTCGGGCTGGCCGAGGACCCGCGAACGGTCGAGGTCGATGCGGAGTCGATCCTCGCCGAGGTCGTCGCGAGCCCCGTCGGCGTGGCAGCGGAGCCCGAAGCGTCGATCGTGCGCCTGCTCTCAACGGGCGCCGAGCTGCGGCATCCGCTCGACTGGGCCGGCCTCGACTGGGCCGACCTCGACGGGGTCGGCCTCGACTGGGCCCGAACAGCCCAACTGGCGAGCGCGCGGGCTACAGGCGTTCGCGCCATCGTCGGCCGGGGAGACGACGAAGGCCCCCGCTCTCGCGGAGGCCTTCATCTCGTGTGTCGGGGTGACAGGATTTGA
- a CDS encoding acyl-CoA dehydrogenase family protein — MSAPVAAPTLGAAVADAAAAVTGATAATGAVVAPERLDRSAVAAFDAFLGDPREPGAVISTERSIELDEASAFPVAEIAAVDAWGLQRAYVPEEHGGCLGDVFVPMTMIRRLAGRDVTAAVAHGKTFLGAVGAWIAGGPIAAEMAGIVVTGDPVSWGLTELGRGSDLSNTATVAAVGADIRVTGVKWPINNATRGRAMTVLARTCDEPGPRSLSLVLVDKQRVDAGALSYRPKVATHGIRGADISGLELRSALVERDHLVGAPGHGLEIVLKSLQLTRPLTTALSLGAADHAIAIATGFAANRRLFGRTLADLPTARATLGAAIADSLLAEAVMYAGARGAHRTPEEMSLVSALVKFLVPDTVDLLFRDLTPFVGARSQLLGIAGVGAFQKAARDNRVVGIFDGNSVVNLNMVINEFPSIARAADPVDVDAIVADFGFGEADGWVDTTRLRLVTKRGSRVLRSLPALVDLLGERPAAASARRIALEFDRLVAEAGAAPRESAPSAASFDLAERIALCFGAACAIATDLAAPQRGSAPSEVRLAAILDRLAVRLGLRSSTDAASTAAALAELALEEAARARPVTMLDGWADAA; from the coding sequence GTGAGCGCGCCCGTCGCCGCGCCGACGCTCGGGGCTGCCGTCGCCGACGCCGCGGCCGCGGTGACCGGGGCGACCGCGGCGACCGGTGCGGTCGTCGCGCCCGAGCGGCTCGACCGGTCGGCCGTCGCCGCATTCGACGCGTTCCTCGGCGACCCGCGGGAGCCGGGCGCGGTGATCTCGACCGAGCGATCGATCGAGCTCGACGAGGCATCGGCTTTCCCCGTGGCCGAGATCGCGGCCGTCGACGCCTGGGGCCTCCAGCGCGCGTACGTGCCCGAGGAGCACGGCGGATGCCTCGGCGACGTGTTCGTGCCGATGACCATGATCCGCCGGCTCGCCGGCCGGGATGTGACTGCCGCGGTCGCCCACGGCAAGACGTTCCTCGGTGCGGTCGGTGCCTGGATCGCCGGAGGACCGATCGCCGCCGAGATGGCCGGCATCGTGGTCACGGGCGACCCGGTGTCGTGGGGGCTGACCGAACTGGGCCGCGGCTCGGACCTCTCGAACACCGCGACGGTCGCCGCCGTCGGCGCCGACATCCGGGTGACCGGGGTGAAGTGGCCGATCAACAACGCCACGCGCGGCCGGGCCATGACCGTGCTCGCGCGCACGTGCGACGAGCCGGGGCCGCGCTCGCTCTCGCTCGTGCTCGTCGACAAGCAGCGCGTCGACGCCGGCGCGCTCTCGTACCGGCCCAAGGTCGCGACCCACGGCATCCGTGGCGCGGACATCAGCGGCCTCGAGCTCCGCAGCGCCCTCGTCGAGCGAGACCACCTCGTCGGCGCGCCGGGCCACGGCCTCGAGATCGTGCTGAAGAGCCTCCAGCTCACCCGGCCGCTCACCACGGCGCTCTCGCTCGGCGCAGCCGACCACGCGATCGCGATCGCCACCGGCTTCGCGGCGAACCGTCGACTCTTCGGGCGCACGCTCGCCGACCTCCCGACGGCCAGGGCGACGCTCGGTGCCGCGATCGCGGACTCGCTCCTCGCGGAGGCCGTCATGTACGCCGGTGCGCGCGGCGCCCACCGCACGCCCGAGGAGATGTCGCTCGTGAGCGCACTCGTGAAGTTCCTCGTGCCCGACACCGTCGACCTCCTGTTCCGCGACCTCACGCCATTCGTCGGTGCGCGCTCGCAGCTGCTCGGCATCGCGGGCGTCGGCGCGTTCCAGAAGGCGGCGCGCGACAACCGCGTCGTCGGGATCTTCGACGGCAACTCGGTCGTCAACCTGAACATGGTGATCAACGAGTTCCCGTCGATCGCGCGCGCGGCCGACCCGGTCGACGTCGACGCCATCGTCGCCGACTTCGGATTCGGCGAGGCCGACGGCTGGGTCGACACCACGAGACTCAGGCTCGTGACGAAGCGCGGCTCGCGCGTGCTGCGCAGCCTGCCCGCACTCGTCGACCTGCTCGGCGAGCGCCCGGCCGCGGCATCCGCGAGGCGCATCGCCCTCGAGTTCGACCGGCTCGTCGCCGAGGCCGGCGCCGCGCCGCGCGAGTCGGCACCCTCGGCGGCGTCCTTCGACCTCGCCGAGCGCATCGCGCTCTGCTTCGGTGCCGCGTGCGCGATCGCCACCGACCTCGCCGCGCCGCAGCGGGGGAGCGCCCCATCCGAGGTGCGACTGGCCGCGATCCTCGACCGCCTCGCGGTGCGTCTCGGACTGCGCTCGTCGACGGATGCGGCGTCCACCGCCGCCGCGCTCGCCGAACTCGCCCTCGAGGAGGCGGCCAGGGCTCGACCGGTCACCATGCTCGACGGATGGGCGGACGCCGCATGA
- a CDS encoding acyl-CoA dehydrogenase gives MGGRRMTILDGRAEAGFSSSATSPDDLDELFGDPRHPGPFDYASIVVDDDARRLSSTAESLLDEWHAAAEFVPASLGGRWVSTEDLVRRWRPIFRRDPALGLGYGLTTLMASLNVWVAGHEAQRREVAARLLRGERIAVGFHELDHGNDLLSNACSAQPDGDGGWVVTGVKQVINNVDRAESVLVMARTSPEPGARSHSLLLWHKDAATRPLVDTSRRVLTAGMRGCRIGVAEFRGLPLPATAVVGATGTAAQTALTAFQVSRAVIPALAVATVDATLDLAVRYGGERSLYGGAVLDLPHARALLAGAMADLWLADALSGVVVRALHLAPAECFVLTAASKYLVPQLLQSAMQDLSVLFGSTFYARVAPYDIVEKFVRDLAVVPIGHAGSTACLLTILPNLPAWVRRSRRTTATDPALFRLGAPLEELDLARLTLGAGSSDPLGAGLFDLAVRDGLGTLAAETVDRLAAELGNLRDEIAQVPPALLGADAPPSTFALAHRLTLLLAGGAWAGVCAYAAPGSLPADEVVQAAVLARLEARLGGRVGPLDVDTVDHLVDIAGRLVDHGDRFTISEPTAPSSTRHEEGDTR, from the coding sequence ATGGGCGGACGCCGCATGACGATCCTCGACGGCCGCGCCGAGGCCGGGTTCTCGTCGTCGGCGACCTCGCCCGACGACCTCGACGAGCTCTTCGGCGACCCGCGGCATCCCGGACCCTTCGACTACGCGTCGATCGTCGTCGACGACGACGCGCGCCGCTTGAGCTCGACCGCCGAGAGCCTGCTCGACGAATGGCACGCCGCGGCCGAGTTCGTGCCCGCCTCGCTCGGCGGGCGATGGGTGTCGACCGAGGATCTCGTGCGGCGCTGGAGACCGATCTTCCGACGCGACCCGGCACTCGGGCTCGGCTACGGGCTGACGACCCTCATGGCGTCGCTCAACGTCTGGGTCGCGGGTCACGAGGCGCAGCGGCGCGAGGTGGCCGCAAGGCTCTTGCGCGGCGAGCGCATCGCCGTCGGGTTCCACGAACTCGACCACGGCAACGACCTGCTCTCGAATGCCTGCAGCGCGCAGCCCGACGGCGACGGCGGGTGGGTGGTCACGGGTGTCAAGCAGGTGATCAACAACGTCGACCGCGCCGAATCGGTGCTCGTCATGGCGCGCACGTCGCCGGAGCCCGGCGCACGCAGCCACTCCCTCCTGCTCTGGCACAAGGATGCCGCGACGAGGCCCCTCGTCGACACGAGCCGTCGCGTGCTCACGGCCGGCATGCGCGGGTGCCGCATCGGGGTCGCCGAGTTCCGTGGGCTGCCGCTGCCGGCGACCGCGGTCGTCGGCGCCACCGGAACCGCCGCGCAGACGGCGCTCACGGCCTTCCAGGTGAGCCGCGCCGTGATTCCGGCGCTGGCGGTCGCGACGGTCGATGCGACGCTCGATCTCGCCGTCCGGTACGGCGGCGAGCGATCGCTGTACGGCGGTGCGGTGCTCGACCTGCCGCATGCGCGGGCGCTCCTCGCCGGCGCGATGGCCGACCTCTGGCTGGCCGACGCACTGAGCGGGGTGGTCGTGCGCGCCCTGCACCTCGCCCCGGCCGAGTGCTTCGTGCTGACGGCCGCGTCGAAGTACCTCGTGCCCCAGTTGCTGCAGTCCGCCATGCAGGACCTCTCGGTGCTCTTCGGTTCGACCTTCTACGCCAGGGTCGCGCCGTACGACATCGTCGAGAAGTTCGTGCGCGACCTCGCCGTGGTGCCCATCGGCCACGCGGGTTCCACGGCCTGCCTGCTCACGATCCTGCCCAACCTGCCGGCCTGGGTCCGCCGCTCGCGACGCACGACCGCGACCGATCCGGCACTGTTCCGCCTCGGTGCGCCGCTCGAGGAACTCGACCTCGCGCGGCTCACGCTCGGCGCAGGGTCGAGCGATCCGCTCGGCGCCGGGCTCTTCGACCTGGCCGTGCGCGACGGCCTCGGCACGCTCGCCGCGGAGACGGTCGACCGCCTGGCGGCCGAACTCGGGAACCTCCGCGACGAGATCGCGCAGGTTCCGCCCGCCCTGCTCGGAGCGGACGCCCCGCCCTCGACCTTCGCGCTCGCGCACCGGCTCACCCTGCTGCTCGCCGGCGGCGCCTGGGCCGGCGTCTGCGCGTACGCGGCTCCCGGGTCGCTGCCGGCCGACGAGGTCGTGCAGGCCGCCGTGCTCGCGCGGCTCGAGGCCAGGCTCGGCGGTCGGGTCGGCCCGCTCGACGTCGACACGGTCGACCACCTCGTGGACATCGCCGGTCGCCTCGTCGACCACGGCGACCGGTTCACGATCTCGGAGCCGACGGCGCCGTCGTCGACTCGCCATGAAGAAGGAGACACCAGATGA
- a CDS encoding metallophosphoesterase — translation MSPSKLAPAASIALAIGAAGAATLAWGVFVERTRWTLRRVEVPVLPAGSKPIKVLHLSDLHMAPWQREKQAWVRSLAALEPDLIVDTGDNLGHERGIEGIRAAFEPFRGVPGVFVNGSNDYFGPVAKNPFLYFAGPSGHVRRSARLDIDELHAYFAELGWQDLDNTATSLDLNGTHFEFFGVDDPHKGFDRLDLIASAIDDLRADDPLGDESWPDAASGAAARPTVTVGVAHAPYQRVLNSFVNHGAQLMLAGHTHGGQVCVPGFGALVTNCDIPREQVKGLSVWRHGLRSAFLNVSAGLGTSIFAPVRFACPPEATLITLVASN, via the coding sequence TTGAGCCCTTCGAAGCTCGCACCGGCCGCGTCGATCGCACTCGCGATCGGCGCGGCCGGTGCCGCAACGCTGGCCTGGGGCGTGTTCGTCGAGCGCACGCGGTGGACGCTGCGCCGCGTCGAGGTGCCCGTGCTGCCCGCCGGCTCGAAGCCGATCAAGGTGCTGCACCTCTCCGACCTGCACATGGCGCCCTGGCAGCGCGAGAAGCAGGCATGGGTGCGCTCGCTCGCCGCCCTCGAACCCGACCTGATCGTCGACACGGGTGACAACCTCGGCCACGAACGCGGCATCGAGGGCATCCGGGCGGCGTTCGAACCGTTCCGCGGGGTGCCCGGCGTCTTCGTCAACGGCTCGAACGACTACTTCGGCCCGGTGGCGAAGAACCCGTTCCTCTACTTCGCCGGGCCGTCGGGCCACGTGCGACGCAGCGCCCGACTCGACATCGACGAACTGCACGCGTACTTCGCCGAGCTCGGCTGGCAGGACCTCGACAACACCGCCACCTCGCTCGACCTGAACGGCACCCACTTCGAGTTCTTCGGCGTCGACGACCCGCACAAGGGGTTCGACCGGCTCGACCTCATCGCGAGCGCGATCGACGACCTGCGCGCCGACGACCCGCTCGGCGACGAGAGCTGGCCCGATGCGGCATCCGGCGCGGCCGCTCGACCGACGGTGACCGTGGGCGTGGCGCATGCGCCGTACCAGCGCGTGCTCAACTCGTTCGTGAACCACGGCGCCCAGCTCATGCTCGCGGGTCACACGCACGGCGGCCAGGTGTGCGTGCCCGGGTTCGGGGCGCTCGTCACGAACTGCGACATCCCGCGCGAGCAGGTCAAGGGCCTGAGCGTCTGGCGCCACGGCCTCCGGTCGGCGTTCCTCAACGTCTCCGCGGGCCTCGGCACGTCGATCTTCGCACCGGTGCGCTTCGCCTGCCCTCCCGAGGCGACGCTCATCACCCTCGTCGCCTCGAACTGA